A single Drosophila ananassae strain 14024-0371.13 chromosome 3L, ASM1763931v2, whole genome shotgun sequence DNA region contains:
- the LOC6495274 gene encoding glycine-rich cell wall structural protein isoform X2 yields MALKWALLIATVTMTMTQAAKLDNKYLPPPASAASAGGSPGAGLQGPGGGFGGGGGAGGFGGGGGGGAGGYGGGAGGGGAGGFGGGNNGLGGINNGLGGFSGGGGPSRPIGPAPAARPSAPAGSPPAGPPIPILSFVNENDGDGNYRFSYETGNGIKAQEEGTVKNKGSENEIPSVMGSYSYTNPEGELVEIMYTADENGFVPSGSALPTPPPIPEAIAKALAAQGISPLPGGGYSGGAGGGGGAGGGGGYGGGGGAGGGGGGGRGPGGPGSYGGAGGGAGAGGYGGGGGRGGGPGGPGGPGGAGGFGGGGAGGGAGYGGGAGRGGAPGGPGGPGGPGGYGGGAGGGGGAGYGGGAGRGGAPGGPGGPGGPGGYGGGAGAGGGAGGGGGAGYGGGAGRGGAPGGPGGPGGPGGFGGGGAGGAGGGYGGGAPGVPGRPGAPGLPGGPGGPGGPGGSGGFGGGGGAGGAGGFGGGAGRPGGPGGPGGPGGPGGRPGGSPGFPGGRPGNQYVPPPAGGGGGGAPGSPGRPGGAGGPGGPGGPGGPGNQYVPPLPGAGSPGRGNGEFNPQTGYSY; encoded by the exons GCTCTTTTGATCGCGACtgtgacgatgacgatgacgcaAGCAGCGAAGCTGGACAACAAATACCTGCCACCACCTGCAAGTGCCGCCAGTGCGGGCGGCAGTCCGGGGGCGGGACTCCAAGGACCAGGAGGCGGTTttggtggcggtggcggagcAGGCGGCTTTGGTggtggcggcggaggaggagctggcggatacggtggtggtgctggtggaggaggagctggaggcTTCGGTGGCGGCAACAATGGACTTGGCGGCATCAACAACGGCCTTGGTGGCTTCTCTGGAGGCGGCGGTCCCAGCAGACCTATTGGACCAGCTCCGGCCGCGCGTCCAAGTGCTCCGGCTGGTAGCCCTCCGGCAGGACCACCAATACCCATCCTCTCGTTTGTCAACGAAAACGATGGCGATGGAAACTATCGGTTCAGCTACGAGACAGGAAACGGCATTAAGGCTCAGGAGGAGGGCACTGTGAAGAACAAGGGCTCCGAGAACGAGATCCCATCAGTTATGGGATCCTATTCCTACACGAATCCGGAGGGAGAGTTGGTGGAGATCATGTACACCGCGGATGAGAATGGTTTCGTTCCCTCAGGCAGTGCTCTGCCCACTCCGCCGCCCATTCCGGAGGCCATTGCCAAGGCATTGGCGGCGCAGGGCATCTCTCCGCTGCCTGGTGGCGGTTATAGCGGTGGCGCTGGAG GTGGAGGCGGCgctggaggaggcggtggttacggtggtggcggcggcgctggcggcggcggcggtggaggTCGTGGACCAGGTGGTCCTGGAAGTTATGGCGGCGCTGGTGGTGGAGCTGGCGCTGGAGGATATGGCGGTGGAGGTGGTCGCGGTGGTGGTCCAGGCGGACCAGGAGGACCAGGTGGAGCAGGAGGCTTTGGCGGTGGCGGTGCTGGCGGCGGAGCTGGATACGGTGGAGGCGCAGGACGTGGCGGTGCTCCAGGAGGACCTGGAGGTCCAGGTGGACCAGGAGGCTATGGTGGTGGAGCTGGTGGCGGTGGAGGAGCTGGATACGGTGGAGGCGCTG GTCGTGGTGGAGCTCCAGGAGGACCTGGAGGTCCAGGAGGACCAGGAGGATATGGTGGTGGAGCTGGTGCTGGCGGCGGAGCTGGTGGTGGCGGAGGAGCTGGATACGGTGGCGGAGCTGGTCGTGGTGGAGCTCCAGGAGGACCTGGAGGTCCAGGTGGCCCAGGAGGCTTTGGCGGTGGTGGAGCTGGCGGCGCAGGAGGAGGCTACGGAGGTGGAGCACCAGGAGTTCCCGGTCGTCCCGGCGCTCCAGGACTTCCAGGTGGTCCAG GCGGTCCGGGAGGCCCTGGTGGCTCTGGAGGAtttggcggcggcggtggagcTGGAGGTGCAGGAGGCTTTGGCGGTGGAGCCGGACGTCCAGGCGGACCCGGTGGTCCTGGTGGGCCCGGTGGACCCGGCGGTCGACCTGGTGGCTCTCCTGGATTCCCTGGCGGACGTCCTGGCAATCAGTATGTTCCACCCCCAGCGggtggtggcggcggtggAGCTCCTGGATCTCCCGGCCGGCCCGGAGGTGCCGGTGGTCCAGGTGGTCCTGGTGGCCCTGGTGGTCCTGGAAACCAGTACGTTCCTCCACTGCCAGGAGCAGGTAGTCCCGGACGCGGCAACGGGGAGTTCAATCCCCAGACAGGCTATAGCTATTAG
- the LOC6495274 gene encoding glycine-rich cell wall structural protein isoform X1: MALKWALLIATVTMTMTQAAKLDNKYLPPPASAASAGGSPGAGLQGPGGGFGGGGGAGGFGGGGGGGAGGYGGGAGGGGAGGFGGGNNGLGGINNGLGGFSGGGGPSRPIGPAPAARPSAPAGSPPAGPPIPILSFVNENDGDGNYRFSYETGNGIKAQEEGTVKNKGSENEIPSVMGSYSYTNPEGELVEIMYTADENGFVPSGSALPTPPPIPEAIAKALAAQGISPLPGGGYSGGAGGGGGAGGGGGYGGGGGAGGGGGGGRGPGGPGSYGGAGGGAGAGGYGGGGGRGGGPGGPGGPGGAGGFGGGGAGGGAGYGGGAGRGGAPGGPGGPGGPGGYGGGAGGGGGAGYGGGAGRGPGGPGGPGGFGGGGAGGAGRGGGPGGPGGPGGPGGFGGGAGGGGGAGYGGGAGRGGAPGGPGGPGGPGGYGGGAGAGGGAGGGGGAGYGGGAGRGGAPGGPGGPGGPGGFGGGGAGGAGGGYGGGAPGVPGRPGAPGLPGGPGGPGGPGGSGGFGGGGGAGGAGGFGGGAGRPGGPGGPGGPGGPGGRPGGSPGFPGGRPGNQYVPPPAGGGGGGAPGSPGRPGGAGGPGGPGGPGGPGNQYVPPLPGAGSPGRGNGEFNPQTGYSY, translated from the exons GCTCTTTTGATCGCGACtgtgacgatgacgatgacgcaAGCAGCGAAGCTGGACAACAAATACCTGCCACCACCTGCAAGTGCCGCCAGTGCGGGCGGCAGTCCGGGGGCGGGACTCCAAGGACCAGGAGGCGGTTttggtggcggtggcggagcAGGCGGCTTTGGTggtggcggcggaggaggagctggcggatacggtggtggtgctggtggaggaggagctggaggcTTCGGTGGCGGCAACAATGGACTTGGCGGCATCAACAACGGCCTTGGTGGCTTCTCTGGAGGCGGCGGTCCCAGCAGACCTATTGGACCAGCTCCGGCCGCGCGTCCAAGTGCTCCGGCTGGTAGCCCTCCGGCAGGACCACCAATACCCATCCTCTCGTTTGTCAACGAAAACGATGGCGATGGAAACTATCGGTTCAGCTACGAGACAGGAAACGGCATTAAGGCTCAGGAGGAGGGCACTGTGAAGAACAAGGGCTCCGAGAACGAGATCCCATCAGTTATGGGATCCTATTCCTACACGAATCCGGAGGGAGAGTTGGTGGAGATCATGTACACCGCGGATGAGAATGGTTTCGTTCCCTCAGGCAGTGCTCTGCCCACTCCGCCGCCCATTCCGGAGGCCATTGCCAAGGCATTGGCGGCGCAGGGCATCTCTCCGCTGCCTGGTGGCGGTTATAGCGGTGGCGCTGGAG GTGGAGGCGGCgctggaggaggcggtggttacggtggtggcggcggcgctggcggcggcggcggtggaggTCGTGGACCAGGTGGTCCTGGAAGTTATGGCGGCGCTGGTGGTGGAGCTGGCGCTGGAGGATATGGCGGTGGAGGTGGTCGCGGTGGTGGTCCAGGCGGACCAGGAGGACCAGGTGGAGCAGGAGGCTTTGGCGGTGGCGGTGCTGGCGGCGGAGCTGGATACGGTGGAGGCGCAGGACGTGGCGGTGCTCCAGGAGGACCTGGAGGTCCAGGTGGACCAGGAGGCTATGGTGGTGGAGCTGGTGGCGGTGGAGGAGCTGGATACGGTGGAGGCGCTGGTCGTGGACCTGGAGGACCAGGTGGCCCAGGAGGCTTTGGTGGAGGTGGAGCTGGCGGCGCAGGACGTGGTGGCGGCCCAGGAGGACCTGGAGGCCCAGGCGGACCAGGAGGATTCGGTGGTGGAGCTGGTGGCGGTGGAGGTGCAGGATATGGTGGAGGAGCTGGTCGTGGTGGAGCTCCAGGAGGACCTGGAGGTCCAGGAGGACCAGGAGGATATGGTGGTGGAGCTGGTGCTGGCGGCGGAGCTGGTGGTGGCGGAGGAGCTGGATACGGTGGCGGAGCTGGTCGTGGTGGAGCTCCAGGAGGACCTGGAGGTCCAGGTGGCCCAGGAGGCTTTGGCGGTGGTGGAGCTGGCGGCGCAGGAGGAGGCTACGGAGGTGGAGCACCAGGAGTTCCCGGTCGTCCCGGCGCTCCAGGACTTCCAGGTGGTCCAG GCGGTCCGGGAGGCCCTGGTGGCTCTGGAGGAtttggcggcggcggtggagcTGGAGGTGCAGGAGGCTTTGGCGGTGGAGCCGGACGTCCAGGCGGACCCGGTGGTCCTGGTGGGCCCGGTGGACCCGGCGGTCGACCTGGTGGCTCTCCTGGATTCCCTGGCGGACGTCCTGGCAATCAGTATGTTCCACCCCCAGCGggtggtggcggcggtggAGCTCCTGGATCTCCCGGCCGGCCCGGAGGTGCCGGTGGTCCAGGTGGTCCTGGTGGCCCTGGTGGTCCTGGAAACCAGTACGTTCCTCCACTGCCAGGAGCAGGTAGTCCCGGACGCGGCAACGGGGAGTTCAATCCCCAGACAGGCTATAGCTATTAG